A window from Marinagarivorans cellulosilyticus encodes these proteins:
- a CDS encoding trypsin-like serine protease, protein MKLIKNLLRLSAGLSVIAMANTAFAGTVYKHEVAEYLASKVEVQPAPVAARPTSWADRHSRVFSPAPRIVGGGSADPADWPYIVSLVQKGANPLDGHFCGGSLIRPDVVLTASHCVDGAGVNSFDVYVGSNILSDPGATGEIIGVKKIKMHEDFSLAALSNDIALIFLERATNLPTLPTLSSEQMMSVNVGDAFKVAGWGNMDPNFPEFPDFLQEVDVQHIDPEICNEAYEPIFGPDTINETMICAGTFVGGKDSCHGDSGGPLVVEVDGEPHQVGVVSFGNGSCADPGFFGVYAKVPHFEAWIARNLSTKIIDHPVQDINLQACIDNAAQAAGWTDITEVISLQCDAMGITNLQGIESYENIFELSLGDNPISDITPLEKLTQLQFLNLSGTLVDSLNPLARLTQLSFVMLFDIEGVDCLDVNSGVFTYDDIANACFNFVADIVVEDPGLQRCITGMAEFNDWLLVEEVEGLSCFAHDIHSLSGIEQLNHLFYIFADQNQIQDVSPLASMQRLELLVLEGNNISDISALEELTSLFLLVLWNNQVSDISALSNMTSLVVLDLENNNVSDISALENLVNLQTILLVNNPVTCMDVSAPFSYLDIPSECFAPPVVFIDTDGDGWFDFEDNCPNKANANQKDTDADGIGNRCDSDDDNDGFSDAEENQVGSNPRNPNSTPISILTDWDSDGLLDENDNCPNKANANQKDFDLDGMGDACDSDDDNDGFTDAQENNAGSLPRNPNSTPMTVIIDFDNDGIVDWEDNCMEKANANQKDFDRDGLGDACDSDDDNDGFSDAEENNAGSKPKNPQSTPITIIDDSDSDGIPNSWDNCVDKPNANQKDTDQDGLGNACDRDDDNDGFSDVEEKLAGTHPRNPASFPAG, encoded by the coding sequence ATGAAATTAATCAAAAACCTTCTGCGCTTAAGTGCAGGTCTTAGTGTTATTGCGATGGCCAATACCGCCTTCGCAGGGACTGTTTATAAACACGAGGTAGCAGAATACTTAGCCAGTAAGGTAGAGGTGCAGCCTGCTCCAGTAGCTGCAAGGCCTACATCTTGGGCCGATCGGCATTCTAGAGTATTTAGTCCTGCGCCACGTATTGTTGGTGGTGGGTCGGCGGATCCGGCCGACTGGCCGTACATTGTATCGCTGGTGCAAAAGGGGGCTAATCCTCTGGATGGTCACTTTTGTGGCGGTAGCTTAATTCGTCCAGATGTTGTTTTAACCGCATCACATTGTGTAGATGGTGCGGGTGTTAATTCGTTCGATGTGTATGTGGGCTCTAATATTTTGTCGGACCCAGGTGCAACCGGAGAAATTATTGGTGTTAAAAAGATAAAAATGCACGAAGATTTTAGCCTCGCTGCTTTATCGAATGATATTGCTCTTATCTTCTTAGAGCGAGCCACCAACCTTCCAACGCTGCCGACTTTATCGAGCGAGCAGATGATGTCGGTCAATGTCGGAGACGCTTTTAAAGTGGCAGGTTGGGGCAATATGGATCCTAACTTTCCTGAGTTTCCAGATTTTTTGCAAGAAGTCGATGTGCAACACATTGACCCAGAAATTTGCAATGAAGCCTACGAGCCTATTTTTGGTCCAGACACAATTAACGAGACGATGATTTGTGCAGGCACTTTTGTTGGCGGTAAAGATTCGTGCCACGGTGATAGCGGTGGCCCGCTTGTTGTCGAGGTAGATGGTGAGCCTCATCAAGTGGGTGTTGTTAGTTTCGGCAATGGTTCATGCGCCGATCCGGGCTTTTTTGGCGTTTACGCCAAAGTCCCTCATTTTGAAGCGTGGATTGCACGTAATTTATCAACAAAAATTATAGATCACCCTGTGCAAGATATTAACTTGCAAGCATGTATTGATAACGCCGCCCAAGCGGCTGGCTGGACTGATATTACAGAGGTAATCAGTTTGCAATGCGATGCCATGGGCATTACTAACCTGCAAGGCATAGAGAGCTACGAAAATATTTTTGAGCTGAGCTTAGGGGATAACCCCATTAGTGATATCACACCTCTCGAAAAGTTAACACAATTACAGTTTCTGAACTTATCTGGAACTCTTGTTGATAGCCTAAATCCATTGGCTCGCCTAACGCAGCTTAGTTTTGTGATGTTGTTTGATATTGAAGGTGTTGATTGCTTAGATGTTAATTCTGGTGTTTTTACTTATGACGATATTGCAAATGCTTGCTTTAATTTTGTAGCCGATATTGTGGTTGAGGACCCAGGCCTTCAGCGTTGTATTACAGGCATGGCAGAGTTTAATGATTGGCTATTGGTGGAGGAGGTCGAAGGCCTTTCTTGTTTTGCACATGATATTCATTCACTAAGTGGTATCGAGCAGCTTAATCATTTGTTCTACATTTTTGCAGACCAAAATCAAATTCAAGACGTTTCTCCTTTGGCGAGTATGCAGCGATTAGAGCTGTTGGTGTTGGAGGGTAACAATATTTCGGATATCAGCGCTTTAGAAGAGTTAACGTCACTTTTTTTATTGGTACTATGGAATAACCAAGTCAGTGATATATCGGCGCTTTCGAATATGACGTCTTTGGTGGTTCTAGACTTAGAAAATAACAACGTCAGTGATATATCTGCCTTGGAAAATCTCGTTAATTTACAAACGATTTTGTTGGTAAATAATCCTGTGACGTGTATGGATGTAAGCGCGCCATTTTCTTACCTAGACATTCCATCAGAATGTTTTGCCCCGCCGGTTGTATTTATTGATACCGACGGCGATGGTTGGTTTGATTTTGAAGATAACTGCCCGAATAAAGCTAATGCCAACCAAAAAGATACTGACGCTGATGGTATCGGAAACCGTTGTGATAGTGATGACGATAATGATGGCTTTAGCGATGCCGAAGAGAACCAAGTGGGCTCCAATCCAAGAAACCCAAATTCTACCCCAATTAGCATTTTAACCGATTGGGATAGCGACGGTTTGCTGGATGAAAACGATAATTGCCCAAATAAAGCTAACGCTAATCAGAAAGACTTTGACCTTGACGGCATGGGCGACGCTTGTGATAGTGATGATGATAATGATGGCTTCACCGACGCTCAAGAAAATAATGCTGGATCGTTACCGCGTAATCCAAATTCGACACCAATGACAGTGATCATTGATTTTGATAATGATGGTATTGTTGATTGGGAGGATAATTGCATGGAAAAAGCTAACGCTAACCAAAAGGACTTTGACCGTGATGGATTAGGGGATGCATGCGACAGCGACGATGACAATGATGGTTTTTCGGATGCGGAAGAAAATAATGCAGGTTCCAAACCTAAAAACCCACAATCTACTCCTATAACAATAATTGATGATTCAGATAGTGATGGCATTCCTAATAGTTGGGATAATTGTGTTGATAAACCCAATGCCAATCAAAAGGATACTGACCAAGATGGTTTGGGTAATGCGTGTGACCGCGATGATGATAATGATGGTTTTTCAGATGTAGAAGAAAAACTAGCCGGTACACATCCCAGGAATCCAGCATCTTTTCCTGCAGGGTAG